In Etheostoma spectabile isolate EspeVRDwgs_2016 unplaced genomic scaffold, UIUC_Espe_1.0 scaffold00000718, whole genome shotgun sequence, a single genomic region encodes these proteins:
- the LOC116674580 gene encoding probable E3 ubiquitin-protein ligase DTX3, translating to MLLFTPLHSEHPHPGVRYSSTSRTALLPASEEGEKVLKLLRKAFDRRLTFTIGRSVTPGLNNVITWNDIHHKTNMDGGPQCFGISRSRVFVQGSR from the exons ATGCTGTTGTTTACCCCATTACATTCTGAACACCCACACCCTGGGGTGAGGTACAGCAGCACCTCTCGTACTGCCCTCCTGCCAGCCAGCGAGGAGGGTGAGAAAGTCCTGAAGCTGCTGAGGAAAGCATTCGACAGAAGACTCACCTTCACCATTGGACGATCTGTCACCCCAGGCCTCAACAACGTCATCACCTGGAACGACATTCACCACAAGACCAACATGGATGGTGGTCCTCAATG TTTTGGGATATCCAGATCCAGAGTATTTGTTCAGGGTTCAAGATGA